The nucleotide window TGCGATTCCCATCAGGGAAGACGCACAGCCGGGAGATGTCACCGTACCCCGTCAAGAACCGGCGCGCCAGGCGGCGACGGGCCACGTCCCACACTTCGACGCCGCCGGCCGTGCCGCTCGTTCCGATAATCAACAGTCGGCTGTCCGTGCTGAACGCGACGTGCTGTGCGAGCCCTTCTTCGCTGTGCCGGTCCGTTTTGAACACCTCGGACCCATCCGCCACGCTGAAGATCGGCACTTGTGCGCGTGAAGCGGCCGTCACGAGCTTTCCGTCCGGGCTGAACGCGATCGTCGCGCGGAGCCCCCGGCCGACGCGGGCTTTCCACACTTCGTCAGCCGGGCGGCCCTTTCCGTTCACGGGCCAGAGCCGCAAGAAGCCGTCGCGGCCGAACTGCGCGAGCTTGGTTCCGTCCGGGCTGAACGCCAGTGCCAGAACGGAACTGGTCACCAGCGGCAACCGGGTCCGTTCGTCGCCCATGAGATCGGCCAGGACGACCGCGCCCGACGAGTCCGCCCACGCGATGCGATGGCCGTCCGGTGCAACGGCGACGGCTCGCGCCTGCGCACTCTTGTCGAAGGCGCGTGTGGGCTTTGCCGCGAGCGGTTTCATGGGGTCGAATTCGGAGTACGCGACAACGCCTTCGGCAGTCGCGACCAAGAGCGTACTGCCGCCCACCGCCGCCGCGACCGCAGGGCCGGGCAGAACGCCACGCGCCTTCACCTCTTGGCGGCCGACGGGCCAGAGGAAAGCGGCATCATTGGAAAGCAGAAACAGTGACTCACCGTCCGTTGTGCCGATCATGAGCGCCGGGGCCGGGAAGCGGTCGTTCTCGGCGTGGAGCTGTTTCCCGGACGGCAGATCCCAGAGCCGCACCCGCAACCCGCCGTTTCCGGTCGCGACCAGTTTCGAGCCATCGGGTGAAATTGCAACCGACCCTGCGGCGCCACGAATTTTCGCGGTGAACGCGTTCTTCGCTAAATCGTAGATGCCGGCATCGGTGCCGTTGCTCACCGCGAGCCGGTCGTTCGTGAGCCACGCGAGCGGTACGTTCATCTCGGGCACTTCGCTCACGAGCGCGGCACGGTCGGTGTAGACGCGTACCGTGTCGGTGCCGTCGGCGGCGCGCGACCCGACTGCAAGCCGCTTCCCGTCCGGGCTGTAGGACACCCCCCGTGCCCGATCTTTCCCAGCAAGGTGAAGCGTTCGCTTTCCGCCGGTAATCAGGTGCGCGGCAACGGTTCCGTCGTGGTTCCCAACCGCGATCGCTTTTCCGTCGGGTCTGAAGGCAAACACGTCGGTGCCAGTCAGTTCAAGCTTCGGGAGTTCCAGCTCCACTTCGGTGATGACGAGGTTGCCGCTCCCGTCGTTGGTTGCCAGCAGTTTGCCGTTAGCACTGAAGGCGAAGCGGTTTGTGCCCGTACACGCGACCGTGTCGATTTCACGAAGGGTCCCGGGGTCGAGAAGCCGGATCAAGTGTTCTGCCGTGTAGTGGACTGCGAGTTGCTTGCCGGACTTCGTGTACTGCACTGCCGACACACCGTAGCCCGTCTTTTGCGTCATCCGAACCATATCGCCGGTCGCTGCGGACCACACGCGGACCGTTCCGTCTTCACCACCGGTGACGAACGTCGAGCCGTCTGGCGCGAACGCAACGCAGGTCGGTCGTTCGGCGTGCCGGAGGCGCGTCTGGCCGAGGCGCGCGACCGCACCTTCCGGCAGTCCGGCACTGGAGGCCGGTTTCGGCGGCGGGGCGGTCGGCGGCTCGCCGGCGCTCGCGGCACGAGTGCAAACGTTAATAAGACGAACAGGCACAAGCGGGCGAGCATCACAAGCCCTCGACAAGGCACACGCGGCGCGGAGCAGTGTTGCAGATGAGACGCGTTGCTCCCGCCGGTCTTACCGGAAATTCTCCATGATTTGGACCCCGTGATCTACCGCCGCGGGGTTGGAACCGGACCGAGCGGTCTCCTGTCCGCTCACTGGCGACGCTCAGTTGCAAGGCCGGCACATATGGCACTTCCAGACCCATTTTTGCTGCAAGGAACTTTCCGCAGTCCGCAGGCGACGCTTTGGGAGCGGTTGGACGTGCTTCTCAGCCGAGTCGTGGGACTCGTAAACGCGAATCGCTGCTGTTCTAAAACATTAAATCGCAACAGTTTGTGGGTTTTCAGTCGTGAAAGATCCAGCCGGCTTGAGGACCGCAAATCTGGGCCGATGCGTGTGATTCGTGGGTAGCAACAACCCAGCGGGTTGGTAGCGAATCGCCAGTCCGGTGGTAGCAAACGTCCAGTCGGCGCCCCGTTCGTGACCGCTGTGCGTGGGGCCGGGCGTCCGTGTGTGGTGAAACGTTGATGGGTGTGGGTGCCGCTGAGTCACGATCTATTCTGCGCAACGTTCTCGTGCGCGGGTGGGTGAATCGCCGAGAAGTTCGCCCGGCGCACCGGTCCGGACGGAACGAAATGAACCCGGGCCGCGCACCGGGTGCGCGGCTCGGGACGGTACGTTCTCGCAACGGTTTTACACCAGCGATTCGAGCAGGTACTTGAGCTTCCGCACCTCGGGCACGATCGGGAACGGGCTGTCCGGTATGTCGCGGACGTCCACCGTCAGAGCCCGGTCGTAGCGGCAGCGGTCGAGTTGCGTGAGCAGCCGCCCGAACTCCATCTCCCCCTGGCCGATCCGCACCTGGAACTGGTCCGTGCCGGTCCCCGTGTCGCGCAGCCGGACGTGCCGGACGAACTTCAGCAGGCACTCGTAGTCGGCACTCGCGTGCGGACCGGAGTGGTAGTGACTCGGGTCCAGCGTCAGCGCGAGTCCGGGCACCCGGCGGCACAACTCCGCCGCCCCCTGCGGGTCTGCGGTCACGGTTTGGGCGTGCGTCTCCACCGACAGGATGACGCCTTCCGCTTCGGCGATCCGGACCCAGTCTTGCAGCCGGGCCACTTCGGCGTCGAGGTCGCTCCCGATCGGCGCCGCGGGGACCGTGAGAAGCGGAACGGTGCAGACGCGGGCCAGCCGGCACACGGCCTGAAACTCTTTGCGCGCGCCGACCGTGTCGGTCGCGCTGGTGATCAGGTGAATCGACGCGAGGGGGAGGTTCGTGGCTTTCAAGCGCTGCACGCACCGCCCCAGGTCCGCAACCACCTCCGCCGGAGTGAGGTGCGGGCCGCCTTCGTGAATCGCCAAATCGGCTTTCGTGAACCGCATCTCGCGGACGGTGCGGAGGGCATCCTCCAGCGACACCTTGCTGAAGCTGAGCGTCGAGCAGGCAACGTACACGGTGTCTCCTCCCCAGCGCGCACGCGGCCGCCGAACGGCCTCCGGACGCGCTCCCCCAATCCTTCCGACCGTGTGGTATCGACCCCCGTCGGCACTCACACGGCTCCCCCCCGGGACGGATCAAATAGCAGCCGGTCCCCGCGCATGCAAGAAAAAATTAGAGGCGAATTCGGCTTGTTACTAAAGCCGGGCGCGGCTACCAACCGCGCAGCTTGCGCACTCCCCGAAGGAACCGTTGATGACCCCGTTGCCGCTCGCCGAGTGGACCGTCGCACTCGACCGCATGGACGCCGCGCTGGCGGCCGCGACCCAGGCCATCGAGCGGCGCGACGAGCGGCTCGAACGGGCCGTGGCGCCGTCCGCCGGGGAAGGGGAGTTGCCCGCCCTCGACCGGATCGACGCCCGCCTGGCGGACTGGGAGCCGCGGCTCCGGGCGGCCGAAGAGTTGGTGGCGTCAGTCGAGCGCGAACTGGCCGATCGCGCGACGGCGGCGGGGGCGTGGCGTGCGCTGTTCGCGGACTGGGAGCAACTGCTAAAACGAGGGAGCGTCGCGCCCTGATACATGAACCCGTCTGCGGTGTCGCTTTCTGACGCGCCGCGACCGCTCGGAAGCGGTGACACGTATACCGCCCCCGGGCGGTCGCGCCGCGTCAAGAAATGCGACACGACCACCGGTCACGTGTGCGAGAACGGGGGGCGTTTTGCGGCCCGCACGCTTCGGAAGGCCGTTTTTGACAGGATCGACAGGATGAACAGGATGAAGACTGATCAATTTTAAATCCTGTTTATCCTGTCGATCCTGTCAAAAACGGCCTTCGCATTCCTACCGCGCGTTCGTATCCCGCTCCCGAGGGTTCGCGGCCCCGCTAAGAAAGCAGCAATATTACCGGGTACGTGTATGCTGTCGGGCGCGTCGGGAGGGAGCAAGCGTGTCGCAGTTCGCGGTTATTATTCCGGCGGCGGGTCAGTCGTCGCGGTTCGGCGGCGCCGAGAAGAAGCCGTTCGTCGCTCTGGACGGGCGCCCCGTGTGGCTGCGCTCCGCGGAGACGTTCTGGGGCCGCGATGACGTGAGCAAGGTGTACATCGTCGTCGCCCCCGCGGACCGCGACGACTTCCGTGCGCGATTCGGCCACCACCTCGCGTTTACGAATGCGGAACTGGTCGAAGGCGGTTCGGAGCGGTTCGAGTCGGTCGCGAACGCGCTGGCTCGGGTGCCGGAGAGTGTCCCTCTCGTGGCGGTTCACGACGCGGTCCGCCCGCTCGTCACGCCCGCGCTCATCAACGCCGTGGTGCAGTCCGCGACCGAGCACGGGGCCGCGATGCTGGCGGTCCCCGTTGCCGACACGCTGAAGCAGGTGGAACCCGAAACGAACCGCATCACCGGTACGGTCCCGCGAGCGGGTGTGTGGCAAGCGCAGACCCCGCAGGTGTTCCGGCGGGACTGGCTCGCCGAAGCCTACGCGGCCCGGGGGCGGTTGACGGTTCCCATTACCGATGACGCGCAGCTAATTGAAGCGCTGGGGCACTCCGTCGTGGTGGTGCCCGGTTCGCCGCTGAACTTCAAGATCACCACACGGGACGACTTGGAACTCGCGGACGCCGTACTGAAGGCCCGCGCCGCCCGTCGCGAAGAGGACAAGCCGTCGCGGCGCCCGTTTGACGACGAGATGCAGTAGTAGCGTTAGAGTTGGTGGCAGAATGATCCCCGCTCGGGGTGGCATTGCGGCCACCGAGGCGAGGCCGGCGCGCACCAACACGCGATGGTGGAGTTCAGACGATTTTGACAGGATCAACAGGATAGACAGGATTTAGAGTTGATCGGTCTTCATCCGGTGAATCCTGTCGATCCTGTCAAAATCGTTTTCGTAAGTACGAAGCCCATGTGGGCCGGAACGAAGCCGTGGCCGGCCGCCCATTCTGCCACCGGTTCTTATGGCTTCTTCGGAGCGTCACGCCGCGCCGACGCCCGGCCGGGGGGCAAGCGCCTTTTGAAGCGGACAGTTTTCGGGCGCGGATTCGCCGCGCCGGTAACGTGTGAGCAACTCCTGCGACCGCCGCGCGAGCATACGCCGGACCTCCCGGCGCTTGCCCTTCACGCGCGGAATCACCATCGAATCGTAGCCGGTCGTTTGGTGTCGCATCCAGGCGATCACGGCCGCCTCGGCTCGCTGCTCAACGGGAATCCGTTTCGTCCGTGCGACGGTGCCGCTGCCCACCGGTGTGGCGTGCGTGGTGACGGCCAGCGCGAGCCGCTGCGCCAGGTCGGCGTAGGTCGCGTGGAACGCAAGGAAGTCGCGTACCGCGGTGGCGAACTCGTCGACGTAGGCCGTTTGCGTCCGCTCGCGCCGATCGGCGTCGGCCTGGCGCCGCTTGGCGTGCGCCTCGGTTGCGCGTTCCGCTTCCAGGTCGCCGCGGATTTGTTCAACGGTTGCGGCGGGCGCCCACGTGCCGCGCGAGAAGGTTTTGCGCCCGCGCTTCTCGGCAACGGACCAGCTCTCCCCCGCCGCACGTATGCGGCGGGTCAAGGCGGCATCACCGGGCGGAACCAGCACCCAGCCCGCGGGTACCGTGCGGACGGTGCCGTCGGCGGCGCGAACGGTATCGGGCTTCGGTCCCGGGGTGAACGTTACCACTGTGTTTTCCGTAGGCATGGCCCTCCTATCGGCAGATGGCGGGGCGTCCTTCAACTCCGCTGCGGTGTCCGCGCGGGTCCGCAACCTCATCGTAACGAACGGGCAAAGAGTGCCGATTGTTGCCGCCGAGAAAAAAATCGAAGAGGGCTTCGCGCGACATTCGGAGGGTGTATTATGCTGTTGGCTCGACGGGTCGCGTGTCCGTGACGCGACAAACTGAAGGCCGAAGGCGTCGCTTGGTCGCGGCGCCTGAGGTGTGGCTTTGTTGAAAGGAGGTGGTCCCGTGCCTAGTGACCATAGTTCGAAGGGCCGGCTGTCTTAACGGCCGCTACGGGTGGACGTAAGCCGGCCGCCCGACCGAACCCCCGAGCGTATCTACTCGGGGGTTCACTAATTTATGAGGCTCACGCGACTGTTGTTTGTGCGAGTTGTGTCGCATTCTCGATTCTGAACGCAATACGTCATTTCGTCACATCTATTAACCCATCGCTTTTAACTCGACTGATCTGACACAAACACATCCTGTAGCAAGTTTCAATTTATCCGCGCGGAAACCGCAGACCAACATCATTCCATAAGCCTGTTGGTAACGTAACGATCAATATTAGCGGATTTCGAGACGCTGGCACGAAACAAGCAGATCTTGAGTTTTGGGCGTGGCTCATTCGTTCAGGCTTCGTACCGCGGAGCAGAATCTCAATGCCGAAACGGTACCTCATCCTCGCGTGCGACGGCGGGGGCATGCGGGGCTATCTGACCGCCCGGCTGATTCAAGAACTCGACGCCGCCCTTGGCGGTGCGCTCTTGCGCCGCGTCGACCTCTTCGCCGGTACTTCGACCGGAGGGTTACTCGCGCTCGGGCTTGCCGCCCGAAAGCCTGAGCAAGGGGCCGCGGCGCTCAAGGATCTAGTTCGCCTGTACAAGGTGCAGGGAGCCAGCGCCTTCAAATCGGTGCGGCCCGAAGAACTGGTGGGCCGGTTAAAACTCGAACTGGGCGTGGCGGGGTTCACCGTGAAAGTGGACCTCGCGGGCGTTCTGGAACAAGGGCTCGACGCCCTTCAGAGCCAGCTCGATGTGAGTCCCAAGGGGCTGAACCGGGCGCAGCTCGGTGCGTTTCTCGGGGCGCGGTACTCGAACGACGACCCCGGTGCCGGGCTGCAAAAGCTGGTGAAAGCGTTCGTCGGCACCGATACGCGGTTGTCGCTGTTGCCGCGGAACGT belongs to Gemmata obscuriglobus and includes:
- the ispD gene encoding 2-C-methyl-D-erythritol 4-phosphate cytidylyltransferase encodes the protein MSQFAVIIPAAGQSSRFGGAEKKPFVALDGRPVWLRSAETFWGRDDVSKVYIVVAPADRDDFRARFGHHLAFTNAELVEGGSERFESVANALARVPESVPLVAVHDAVRPLVTPALINAVVQSATEHGAAMLAVPVADTLKQVEPETNRITGTVPRAGVWQAQTPQVFRRDWLAEAYAARGRLTVPITDDAQLIEALGHSVVVVPGSPLNFKITTRDDLELADAVLKARAARREEDKPSRRPFDDEMQ
- a CDS encoding WD40 repeat domain-containing protein, with translation MPVRLINVCTRAASAGEPPTAPPPKPASSAGLPEGAVARLGQTRLRHAERPTCVAFAPDGSTFVTGGEDGTVRVWSAATGDMVRMTQKTGYGVSAVQYTKSGKQLAVHYTAEHLIRLLDPGTLREIDTVACTGTNRFAFSANGKLLATNDGSGNLVITEVELELPKLELTGTDVFAFRPDGKAIAVGNHDGTVAAHLITGGKRTLHLAGKDRARGVSYSPDGKRLAVGSRAADGTDTVRVYTDRAALVSEVPEMNVPLAWLTNDRLAVSNGTDAGIYDLAKNAFTAKIRGAAGSVAISPDGSKLVATGNGGLRVRLWDLPSGKQLHAENDRFPAPALMIGTTDGESLFLLSNDAAFLWPVGRQEVKARGVLPGPAVAAAVGGSTLLVATAEGVVAYSEFDPMKPLAAKPTRAFDKSAQARAVAVAPDGHRIAWADSSGAVVLADLMGDERTRLPLVTSSVLALAFSPDGTKLAQFGRDGFLRLWPVNGKGRPADEVWKARVGRGLRATIAFSPDGKLVTAASRAQVPIFSVADGSEVFKTDRHSEEGLAQHVAFSTDSRLLIIGTSGTAGGVEVWDVARRRLARRFLTGYGDISRLCVFPDGNRIASAGAEEAVTVWDLTKGGTDSGSTPGALPKR
- a CDS encoding DUF2293 domain-containing protein, encoding MPTENTVVTFTPGPKPDTVRAADGTVRTVPAGWVLVPPGDAALTRRIRAAGESWSVAEKRGRKTFSRGTWAPAATVEQIRGDLEAERATEAHAKRRQADADRRERTQTAYVDEFATAVRDFLAFHATYADLAQRLALAVTTHATPVGSGTVARTKRIPVEQRAEAAVIAWMRHQTTGYDSMVIPRVKGKRREVRRMLARRSQELLTRYRRGESAPENCPLQKALAPRPGVGAA
- a CDS encoding sugar phosphate isomerase/epimerase family protein, with product MYVACSTLSFSKVSLEDALRTVREMRFTKADLAIHEGGPHLTPAEVVADLGRCVQRLKATNLPLASIHLITSATDTVGARKEFQAVCRLARVCTVPLLTVPAAPIGSDLDAEVARLQDWVRIAEAEGVILSVETHAQTVTADPQGAAELCRRVPGLALTLDPSHYHSGPHASADYECLLKFVRHVRLRDTGTGTDQFQVRIGQGEMEFGRLLTQLDRCRYDRALTVDVRDIPDSPFPIVPEVRKLKYLLESLV